From the Corvus cornix cornix isolate S_Up_H32 chromosome 1A, ASM73873v5, whole genome shotgun sequence genome, the window GCAGGGTCCTCATGCTCTTTGGCTGAGACCTGTCACTCAGGTCAGCCTGACCTGCCAGTTGTATCTGCTCCTGTTTCTCCCCTGCCTGCCTTTGTTTGCCTTtccatggcacagcagcactccTCCACCTGCCTCCCGCAGCGCGAGCACCTACCTCGGTAGGAGAACCACTCCATCCAGTGCTTGAAGTCTCGGAGGTTGCAGTCGCATTCCCAGGGGTTATCCCcaacctggagctgctgcaggctggttAGAGGCTCGAAGGTCACCCTGTCTAGGCTCTGCAGGCGATTGGACCTGAGAGAGAGGGAGCGGAGAGCAGGCAGGTCGTCAAAGATGCCCGAAGGAATCTGGGCCAGGCCGTTGATGGAGAGGTCCAGCTGGCGCAGCAGGGCCGTGTGTTGTAGCAGGTCCTTGTCCAAGGCCCGGATGCTGTTGTTCCTCAGCTGGAGCTCTGTGAGGTTCCCCAGGTCACTGAAGATGTTCTGAGGGAGCTGGTCCAAGAAGTTGTTGGATAGATCCAGCCTCTGTagagcagagaggttggaaaACACTGCTCCTGGCAGGATGCTGAGTTTGTTGTTGAGAAAGAGGAAGGTCCTGGTGTTTGTGGGGATGTCTGAGGGAATGGAAGAGAGGCCCAAGCCACTACAGTCCACTTCCAGGTTGCCACTGTTACACTTGCAGGAGGAAGGACAAGCAAAGAAGGACTCAGCAGCACATAGTGAgagccagcagccaagcactGGTAGgtgaaaagcagggaagaaagagggCATGGATTAGACGAGTGCTTTCCCATCCTCACCCACCACCGACTACAGCACAGCCCTCACAGCAGGGCTCTTCACTGCAGTGCCCTGCAGTGTAATGACTTTCCTCACAGCTACATCCCTTTACTGCTGGCCTGCATCCTGACAGCATGACTTTCCtcttagcctttttttttaatgaacaagCAAGTAAATATCCTTCCAGTTTCACAATGGAGTCAGAACAGTGCATCCCAGAGGGCTCTGCCGAGAGACACTGGAGCACTGGTACCTGTCAGAGGAGAATGGAGCAGAGAGTGGTGGGAGGTGTCACCTCTGATAAAGGACAACTCTTTCTAAACAGTCAGGGTAGAGAGACGAGGGACCAGGTATATTTAAGAAGTTCCAATTTTTCAGGAATAGATATgttattaaaaagcttttaagaaaaatgaaaataaagcaaccTACATTTCAGATGTGCTCCTGTAGTTTGAATCTTAATATTTGTGATAGATAAGACTCAGATCTAAGACTCTAAATCATGGTATCATTTGCTTAGCATATTCACAGTGTGTCGTATGGGCCTTGTGTCCACTTTTTAATGAATTACATTACATTACAAAGGGATGACCaagaaaactgttaaaaagTAACAAGGAGTCCCTAAATCACTGGACACCTGGTTCTTGCCATTGCTCTCAAAACAGTTCCTGAATCCCACAGCAATAGCCCCAAAATGGCTCCTCTGACCAAAATTGCCCACAGCAATGGAATGAGGAAAAGAAGTGTAAGTTGGTAATTGGCAAAAGGAGTGTCAGGGAAAGGGTTaacacacacaccccctttCTCCTGCACTATCTCAAAGTTAAGGTCGGACAATCCACAAATCAGCATTTCTTTAGAGCTGCTCTGGATTCCAGACATGGGGCCAGATCCTGCCAGTGGCACTGGTTACCAACCTTCCCTGGGAGCCAGTGGCTTTTCAAACTCTCATTTTTGTGACAAAGAAGCATTATCAACAAGAAAGCAAGCTTTGTGCCTCCTGTCATTAGAGGAGTGGGAGTTATGTTTAAGCAGACAATGTAAAACATTTGCATCCTTCATCTTAATGCCTTTTGTGGAATTGAGATTGCACAATGAATTCCACTATTCTTCAGTGTGGGAAGCAAATTCAGCTCCCTCGTGGTTTTTAAGGTGACAAGTTTGAGCATTTGACTAAAACTGAAGCAGGTTTGTCTGTACATCATGCCTGTCCTCTCCCTTTCTCACTTTTCTTCAGAGAAGGCAGTCACTTGGGTTGGTAGAGTCTTTTTAGAGGTGAACAGTAGCTAAAGTGGATGCATTTATTGTCTCACCATTCCCTCCTGAACTGGAAATCAGGTTCTTCTgtcctgcttttcttcaaagaaCCAACAAGCAGGTGTTTGGCTTCTTAATCCTAAAGGCATTGAGAAAGGACTGCCACAAGAGAGGGAGCCAAAGGAGACCCATGCTCTGGAGAAGGtctgcctggagcagctttgCAGTCAGCTGtgctcttcctctcctcccttgTGCCACTCTCTAGAGTTTAGTCTGACCCACAGCACATTTTTGTATAGCGACTTTGCTTCTGTCAGTGTTGTGCCTTCATACTCCAACCCTGTCATCCTGCATAGGGCAGGTTTTGTGTTCCCAGCAATCCTTGTGCAAATTGGCAGATTCATGGACTGGTGGTCTAAAGAGAGCTGTCCAGTTTGAATCCTAAGCTATATGACTTTATCAAAGACCAAGGGATGAATGTTCAGAGATAATATGTCAGTCCTCTGTTATTTCATCCATCTTTTGCAAttcttcaataattttttactGTCCTACAGTTGAGATCTCAGGTGTACATCAGCCCAGGCCATGCCAATAAATGTGCTCTTTTAAGGAGAATTATGGATCCTTGTGGTGAAATGCAAGACAAAGCTTTACCCTGAGCACCTCTGTGCTTTCTTGTCATGCAAAGGCTGGGGCCCACAGCAGAAAGTGCCATGAAAGTAGATCATGGCCTATGGACTACTGCAGTACAGGTACTGACTGGCTGGCTGATATTTAATTCTGTTCCCACTATGTCACACTCTTGTTGTAGGGAGAGAATTAAAAGAATGGGAGCTGgagtggggaagggaaagagccATGAGTCACTCAAGTGACCCCGTCTTTTCCTGGATGCTTAACAAAAGCCCAGTATTAATAATAGATTGGCAGCTGTGATGATGAGATAACACTTAGCTGCTTTGTACACCAAGAAAGGCAAGAGCAGCCCGTGTGTAATGCTATACAGGTGGCATTCTGTTCAGGGCTTATCTCTCAGAATGCCTGGCCGCCTCCGGCGCCGACTGGGTGGCTGTGGGGTTCCACCAGTGTGTATGCTGGCAGTGGCTGGCAGGAACAAAGTCTCAGGCAGCTGGCTGTGGTTATGTTCAGGAAATGGATTTATGCCAAGCTTCTGCAGCCATGTAGGATATGCCAAAAATGTCTTGTTGTTACCCATATATTGCTGTAtgcttttggaaatattttactaaaatcacacagagaagagaaagtctgattttgttttcatttccctgCAAGAAGTGCATCCACGAGGATGTGAGCTGAGGCCAGGGAATTCATTGCGTTGGTTAGGATGCAGCTCTACAGGAAAGGGAGCCAGGGAAGCAATAGACAGAACTTGAAGCCAACTTCCAGCCCTACAGAAGGATGAGTAATAagtggttttgtgtttggggaAGATGAAGTTACTTTGTGGGGTGTTTGGTGACTCTAGTAGGTGGCAGAAAGCTGATCCAGGTATATCAGATTAAGTCAAGACTCAGTAGCTTTCATTACAAATTATTTATACAGTCTAGTCTGTGAGGATGGATTACAAAGATGCCTGCTTTCTGGGGAAGGAAATAATTCCCCCAGCTTCTtacagctgcagctccaaatGGGATCAGGAGGACTGGAACAAGGGAAACCACAGACCTACTTGGTGCCTGGGCATGCAGTAGTGAGGGACATGCTCCAAGTGTCCCCTTTACTCTGCTGTGGTCCCCAGATGCTTCTCTGAGATGCAGATACACTCCCAGAAGCCCCACATcaccccagcagtgcctgctctgCACTCAGGGGTACTGTAGCAGCTGCCCCAGTCCACTGGGAATATGCACAGGCTGAACATTTacaatttaatttgaaagagaGCTTCTTTATTTACTCTTTGATTTTCACTACATGTGGCAGTGCCCAGTAGGAGAATTCTGCCTTCACATCCTGCATGTCCTTCTAAGATCTGTCATGActtttgctgtgaagagctgggAGCCTTGCTCAGCAGCCTGTGTATAAACCCCAGCCACAGAGAGGAGTCTGCAGCTTACAGGATACTGATTTGAGAACTGTTTGGGGTGGATGTTTGTGCAATGGTGTCTGTCATGCTGTTTCTCACCTGCCAGGCCCACTGGAATTCAGAAGCAATCATCACTCACTGTCCCACTTTAAGCCCATCTTCAGCTTTAGAATATCACTCTCCCTCCCAGCTAGCCTGGCCTCTAAAGGAATCAGGAATTAGTTCAAACATCTCCATTCTTAGCTGTCCCTCTCCCCTGTTCTTAACCCTGATGTGACCTATTTTCTTCCCACTCCCTTGACAAACAGGAATACTGTACTTGGTACCTGAGCAGGCATTACTTACGACAAGCCTCCTGCCAGCTCATGAGGAACCTGCTCCTCCACCGGTGGCCAGCACTTGTAGGCAGCATCGTTGTCTTCTCCAGTGTGCCTTCACATCCAACAGCCAGCCTGGCACACGGCCCCAAAGGGAGAAGGAATGACCTTGTAGCCTGCCTGCCAGATCCTGGagtgggaaagcagagcagagcagatgagATTCACTTCCCTGGGTGCAGCACACggggctgagctcagtgctgTCCTTTGCCCTCCCCAATGAGTGTTTTGCCTTTGAGGCATCAGTTCTGTTTTGGAGGAGAAACGGGGGATATTCCAGGAGGTGCAGCACGTTGAAGGCGCAACATTAATTCATTTTGAACCTCACGgtgcagaaataaaacctgattCACCTAAGTGCCAGAGAGAAGTTTGTGCTTGAATAGCCTGCCATGGTAGCTACATTAGCCTCATGCTCAAGGTTAACCTGATGAATTGCTAAGGTGaccctgccagggcagcagaCTCTGGCTCATTCCTGTCGCCTCCATGCAGGCTGGTGCCACCTGTGCATCCTCTGCCTGACGCATGGCTCAGGCTCACTGAGAGCTGGGCAACAGCGGCTGCCAAGCtgcttctctcccccctcctcctccccccactcCACCACACCCCCCCCATGCCGTATTCCCTACCAGCACTTCCTGTCTGTTTTAAGGTAAAATGGATGTGGTGGCTAGAGCAGCACAGCTTCAGCTTGGGGATTTCCCACTGCAGCAACTGCAGGAGCTGAAGAGCGAGCGAGCCTcggaggagaaggagaaggaaggaccTGAGGCGGGGGAGACTGAGTGGGAGTGTTGAAAAGAGAGGAATTGCATCTTAATTAGTAGAAGGAAAAATCCTCAGTTTAATTAGAAACCCAAAGACCATAAACTCTCCCCTGACAATAAGTGACTGACAACAGGTTTCAacttccctcctgcttcccttttGGATACaaggaggcaggaaaaatgaaaacaccaCGAACCCTTCTGTCCCCCTGCGTACTCTCTGATGTGCCACCCACAGTCGCAGCAGCAGTTAGATGGACACATTTCAACCAGAGTACAGAAATAAGCCATTCTCCATCCCCTCTGAGGGGCTCTGACAACATCCATAGCGGCTGTTTTAGCTGGGTGCTGCACTGCCACCAGGACTCTCTCCCCACACACGTGCCAGGTGCCTACCCTCCCCCAGGCTCCCAggactgatttattttatatggGAATGTAAACCACCAGGAGATATTAAAATTAGCATCTTGATGAAAATTATGAGCAGGTTCAGTACCTAGACTAGCACATTTGCAAGGCTGTTTAGATCATTTACCTAAATGCCAATGCACCAAATACCTCTCATGGTACAGAAACCAATTCAGCCTTCATCCGCTGCAGCCCCCCACTCCCCAAACTGAGCTGGAGCCCTTTCCCTGCAGTCCCCCCTGAAGGAGAAGCTGCAACAAATAGCTGTCCCCATTTGGTGCTTGCGCTCGACCTCACTGAGGAGACTTTCAGCCTCCCCCATAGAAACGTCTCCATCCTAAATGCCACCCCTGAAGTCTCCTGTCCCCACCTGTCCATATCGAAAAGGAGGATGAAAAGCCACAAGCACTTACCTGGAGGGGTTCTGCCTGCAGCCACTTCCACCCGACTCCCCGGACACTGCCCAATTACagcctcttccttccctctccctccttgaCTTTCACTCCCCAGCAGCAAGCTTTCCGTGTGCTCTATTTAACTCCCTACAGCACTGGAATAAACGGCAGAGTTAAGCTGACAGCCACAGAGCCTTATCTGCCTGCTGGATAGCGCCAGTCGATCAGCTCCAAATCCTGTTGCCAAATGATCACGTCCTTGCTCTCAGCATCAGGGGCAGCCGCCTGCCatgctctgcctttccctctttccccaccTTCACTCCATCTAACTTTGTCAGGGTTATAGATAGCTCTGTTCCTTGTGCTCTTGCCTTTTGGCTCTGTTTTGTAACACCCCATCTGTATCAGCTGGCTTGGTTCCAATTAGGGGGGctaagcaattaaaaaaaaaaacccaaaaaacaaaaaacaaaccaaaaccaaaaccagcttCCTCAGGTGCTTTGTGACACGGTTTCCCTCTGCAGTGTCCCCTCAGCCCGGGCCCCCGCTCAGGCCATGCACTGGTGTCTCTCCCACTGTGCTCTGTGCAATCCATCCACGCCATCCCCAGGCGACGGTGGGGGGCCGAGGGCAAGGCTGGAACACCCAGGCACGAGGATGGGGACAGGGTCAGGGTTTCTacccccagctccttctgctctgGCAGGTCCAGCTCTTGCACTCATTTCTGGTACCTCATGGGCACCTCTTTCCCTCAAGCAGCACCAAGGCTCAAGCAGAGAGTGCAGGGTGGGAGGAGCAGCCATGTATAAATAAGCCTTTTCCCTATGTTTAGAATTTATTACAGTGCATAGTGATTAACACCTGTTCAGGCTTTAATGCTGTCTCCTGCGCTGCAACATGCACAAAGATGGAGGGGCCTTGATAAACCCgagattattttaaagcatgtcACATATATGCCATACTCCATAGATAGCAGCCACCCTGTGTGCACTCATACACGTGTTTCCAAGACTTAAAAGCAGCCACCTTCATGTACAAATGCACAGAGTCACCAATCTAGCTTACATTTACAAGTGTGTGCACAGAGTTGGGCTTGCACATGTGCCGGGGACTCGTCTGTAACCCATATTTATTAACCTCCGTGTCTTCACAAAGCTGCCTGCTTCTCCAAGCATAACATATGCCCAGGTGGCAGAGCAGTAGATTTGGAATACGTAGAGGTTCTTGGCTGCTGAAGGGTGAGGGTCAATGGGCTTCTGCATTTATACCTTGAAGAAGTACGTTCATGGAGAAATTTAAATTCCAAGGATCCAGAAGAAAACCAGTTTCTCCTATGCATCTACTGCCCATAAGAACATTATACCCTTAGTGATTAATATTCCACAGTCAGGAGAGAGCAAGGAGGCAGAGAGGATTTTTaagagtttcttttttaaagatttcctCTGGCTTGTCTTGAATTCTGACTTAATTAGCAGTTT encodes:
- the LRTM2 gene encoding leucine-rich repeat and transmembrane domain-containing protein 2; its protein translation is MLPTSAGHRWRSRFLMSWQEACLLGCWLSLCAAESFFACPSSCKCNSGNLEVDCSGLGLSSIPSDIPTNTRTFLFLNNKLSILPGAVFSNLSALQRLDLSNNFLDQLPQNIFSDLGNLTELQLRNNSIRALDKDLLQHTALLRQLDLSINGLAQIPSGIFDDLPALRSLSLRSNRLQSLDRVTFEPLTSLQQLQVGDNPWECDCNLRDFKHWMEWFSYRGGKIDQLACTLPKELKGKDMRMVPMEMFNYCSQLDDENSSTVLDNTGPPCTKGSPTPSKSKSGPETEVEPSVGCPQKQRYRPVSVRRAIGTVIIAGVVCGIVCIMMVVAAAYGCIYASLMAKYHRELKKRQPLMGDTEGEHEEQKQISSVA